In Primulina eburnea isolate SZY01 chromosome 5, ASM2296580v1, whole genome shotgun sequence, a single window of DNA contains:
- the LOC140832909 gene encoding ubiquitin-conjugating enzyme E2 32-like has product MAEERYNRKNPAVKRILQELKEMQSNPSDDFMSLPLEENIFEWQFAIRGPRDSEFEGGIYHGRIQLPAEYPFKPPSFMLLTPNGRFETQTKICLSISNHHPEHWQPSWSVRTALVALIAFMPTSPNGALGSLDYPTEERRKLAVRSREASPTFGSSERQKLIDEIHEYILSKAPPVPQGNQISEARFRTDENEDQRDPQNDMVDATTEPHPHADDENGIVEEPNETPPTANRTQTSQITSNVPTNGQQQLRNPELRVPKQADDRLFTWAAFGLTIAILLLLLKKFLKANGYGTVFMNES; this is encoded by the exons ATGGCGGAGGAGAGGTACAATCGGAAGAACCCTGCGGTGAAGAGGATTTTGCAGGAGCTGAAAGAGATGCAATCCAATCCGTCCGATGATTTCATGAGCCTTCCTCTCGAG GAAAATATATTTGAATGGCAATTTGCAATCAGGGGACCCAGGGATTCAGAGTTTGAGGGGGGAATTTACCATGGAAGAATTCAGTTGCCTGCTGAATATCCTTTCAAGCCTCCTTCATTTATGTTGTTGACG CCAAATGGTCGATTTGAAACCCAAACTAAGATATGCTTGAGCATTTCCAATCATCATCCAGAACACTGGCAACCATCCTGGAGTG TTCGAACTGCCTTGGTCGCACTAATCGCATTCATGCCGACAAGCCCAAATGGTGCGCTGGGATCATTGGATTACCCAACAGAAGAGAGGCGAAAACTTGCGGTGAGATCTCGTGAAGCTTCACCGACTTTTGGGTCATCTGAACGCCAGAAGTTAATTGACGAG ATTCATGAATATATACTGAGCAAAGCACCCCCTGTGCCTCAAGGCAACCAAATCTCTGAAGCACGGTTTAGAACTGATGAGAATGAAGATCAGCGCGATCCCCAAAATGACATGGTCGATGCCACTACCGAGCCTCATCCTCATGCAGATGACGAAAATGGGATTGTTGAGGAACCAAATGAAACACCTCCAACTGCCAATAGAACTCAAACATCGCAAATCACTTCTAACGTCCCCACAAACGGGCAGCAGCAGCTGCGAAACCCTGAATTAAGAGTTCCAAAGCAGGCTGATGACAGATTGTTCACGTGGGCAGCTTTTGGGCTTACGATTGCTATACTACTACTCCTACTGAAGAAGTTTTTGAAAGCTAATGGATATGGTACTGTTTTTATGAACGAGTCGTAG
- the LOC140831339 gene encoding glutathione S-transferase T3-like → MDESSRKNYTIDEDKFLCHIYFDISQDPIIGINQSRGQLWSRVAEKYNKERRSDLHPRPQRSIEKRIGSILTSVAHLRGCVRQIENLNPSGASEQDIMNRAKILYAQESKDNKAFPFDHVWNIVKDCEKIAGDKIHPTKKSKTRAIYLDTSNSDTPLEESPQSGSPMFSTFPINLSDDNIGDSSERPIGVKKAKSKKKRDEDISQIQRTMEEQHRELLNVLKQGTAERQQNYDLQKIRLE, encoded by the exons ATGGACGAAAGTTCAAGAAAGAACTACACTATTGATGAAGATAAGTTCTTATGTcatatttattttgatatttcGCAGGATCCTATAATAGGTATAAACCAATCGAGAGGTCAGCTTTGGTCTCGGGTTGCAGAGAAGTACAACAAAGAAAGAAGAAGTGATTTACATCCTCGTCCTCAAAGATCAATTGAGAAACGCATTGGAAGCATACTCACTTCTGTTGCACATTTGAGAGGATGTGTTCGTCAAATTGAAAATCTCAATCCGAGTGGTGCATCAGAACAAGATATT ATGAATCGTGCAAAAATACTGTATGCGCAAGAGAGTAAAGATAACAAAGCATTTCCATTCGATCATGTGTGGAATATTGTTAAGGATTGTGAAAAAATTGCAGGAGACAAAATCCATCCAACCAAGAAATCTAAGACGCGTGCTATTTATCTAGACACATCAAATTCTGATACTCCACTAGAAGAATCGCCCCAATCAGGTTCACCTATGTTCTCTACATTTCCTATAAATTTGAGTGATGACAATATCGGTGACAGTTCTGAAAGACCAATTGGAGTGAAAAAAGCCAAATCAAAAAAGAAAAGAGATGAAGACATATCTCAAATTCAACGTACAATGGAAGAACAACATCGCGAGTTATTGAATGTTTTAAAACAAGGAACTGCCGAAAGACAACAAAACTACGATCTTCAAAAGATTAGACTTGaataa
- the LOC140831340 gene encoding uncharacterized protein, whose protein sequence is MHTYINQQLNEGTRRGSIPGHVVIRCDREIADRNLFNDYFSENPRFHEGLFRRRFRMSRNLFLCIIDAVKNHDSYFIQQSDGLGRLGLSTNQKTTAAIRLLAYDLPADATDEYIKIGESTAIKCLQHFCRAVVEVFANQYLRSPNANDVARLLHIGKQRGFLAQGIAPPAHYTICGKEYHTGYYLADGIYPKWATIVQTIRDPLGTKKKYFAMKKESCRKDVEHAFGVLQSRFAIVAAPARSWRKNDLYYIMKACIIMHNMIIEDERDLSAPIQDAMEAHVPDVEMMVNDENTRFQEFLARYKKMKNRDAHYELRNTLIEHLWKQYSNSNI, encoded by the exons ATGCACACCTATATCAATCAACAACTTAACGAAGGCACGAGAAGAGGATCAATTCCAGGTCATGTTGTAATCCGATGCGATAGAGAAATAGCGGATCGTAATTTGTTCAACGACTATTTTTCTGAAAATCCAAGATTTCATGAAGGTTTGTTTCGACGACGATTTCGAATGTCCCGTAATTTATTCCTTTGTATCATCGATGCTGTCAAGAATCATGATAGCTACTTTATACAACAGAGTGATGGGTTGGGACGACTTGGGCTATCAACTAATCAAAAAACAACAGCTGCAATTCGTTTATTAGCATACGACTTACCTGCAGATGCGACCGATGAATACATCAAAATAGGAGAGTCAACTGCGATTAAATGCTTACAACACTTTTGCCGAGCAGTTGTTGAAGTTTTTGCAAACCAGTACTTACGATCTCCAAATGCCAATGATGTTGCTCGACTATTACATATTGGTAAACAACGGGGTTT TTTGGCTCAAGGCATTGCTCCTCCTGCACATTACACTATTTGTGGAAAAGAATATCATACTGGCTATTACTTAGCCGATGGTATCTACCCAAAATGGGCAACCATTGTGCAAACTATCCGCGACCCACTTGGGAcgaaaaagaaatattttgctATGAAAAAAGAGTCGTGTAGAAAAGATGTGGAGCATGCATTTGGTGTTCTTCAATCTCGATTTGCGATTGTGGCAGCTCCAGCACGGTCTTGGcgtaaaaatgatttatattacATTATGAAAGCTTGCATTATCATGCACAACATGATTATTGAAGATGAACGTGACCTTAGTGCACCAATTCAAGATGCAATGGAAGCACATGTTCCAGACGTTGAAATGATGGTCAATGACGAAAATACAAGATTTCAAGAATTTCTCGCTCgttataaaaaaatgaaaaatagagATGCTCACTATGAATTACGAAATACATTAATTGAGCATTTATGGAAACAATATAGTAATTCGAATatttaa
- the LOC140832908 gene encoding aldehyde dehydrogenase 22A1, translated as MAFWLPIFVFAAAYAICKFLLMLIPSNVPSIDVDASDVLDDGNQTKENSFIYIPSRRQTDKVQCYEPATMKYLGYFPALKPDEVKERVAQARNAQKIWAKSSFKQRRQFLRILLKYIIEHQAVICEVSSRDTGKTMVDASLGEIMTTCEKITWLLSEGEKWLKTEHRSCGRSMLHKTAKVEFHPLGVIGAIVSWNYPFHNIFNPMLAAVFSGNSIVIKVSEHASWSGCFYLRIIQAALAAIGAPENLVEVITGFAETGEALVTSVDKIIFVGSPNVGKMIMRNAADTLIPVTLELGGKDAFIVCEDVDVPHVAQIAVRGALQSSGQNCAGAERFYVHKDIYSSFVAEVVKIVKSVTAGPPLLGKYDMGAICMQEHSEKLQSLVNDALDKGAEIVGRGSVGHIGEGAVDQYFPPTVIVNVNHSMKLMQEEAFGPILPIMKFSSDEEAVKLANDSKYGLGCAVFSGSQRRAKAIAFQLHCGIAAINDFASNYMCQSLPFGGVKDSGFGRFAGVEGLRACCLVKSVVEDRWWPFIKTKIPKPIQYPISENAFGFQESLVDALYGLNIWDRARALVDVLKIISENTPKKDKKRN; from the exons ATGGCATTTTGGTTGCCGATTTTTGTTTTTGCAGCAGCATATGCGATCTGCAAGTTTCTTCTCATGCTCATTCCATCCAATGTGCCTTCCATCGATGTCGACGCCTCCGATG TGTTGGACGATGGCAATCAGACAAAGGAAAATAGCTTCATCTAT ATACCTTCGAGAAGACAAACAGATAAAGTCCAATGCTATGAACCTGCAACAATGAAGTACCTAGGCTACTTCCCTGCATTGAAGCCTGACGAG GTTAAGGAGCGTGTTGCACAGGCAAGGAATGCTCAAAAGATATGGGCAAAGAGTAGCTTCAAGCAAAGACGCCAATTTCTAAGGATACTTCTGAAATATATCATTGAGCACCAAGCGGTTATATGCGA AGTTTCTTCACGTGATACTGGCAAGACCATGGTAGATGCTTCTTTGGGAGAAATTATGACAACATGTGAGAAGATCACTTGGCTTCTTTCAGAAGGTGAAAAGTGGCTAAAGACCGAACACAG GTCATGTGGAAGATCAATGCTTCATAAAACAGCTAAAGTGGAGTTTCATCCCCTTGGTGTTATTGGAGCTATCGTTTCATGGAACTATCCATTTCACAACATTTTTAATCCCATGTTGGCAGCAGTCTTCTCAGGGAACAGCATTGTGATTAAG GTTTCAGAGCATGCGAGTTGGTCAGGGTGTTTCTATTTACGGATAATCCAAGCTGCTCTTGCTGCCATTGGAGCTCCAGAAAATCTAGTTGAAGTTATAACTGG TTTTGCAGAGACAGGAGAAGCCCTAGTGACTTCAGTGGACAAAATTATCTTTGTTGGATCACCGAATGTGGGTAAAATG ATTATGAGGAATGCTGCAGACACGTTGATACCAGTTACCCTTGAGCTTGGTGGGAAGGATGCCTTCATTGTCTGTGAAGATGTTGATGTGCCACAT GTTGCTCAAATTGCTGTGAGAGGAGCTCTGCAATCAAGTGGGCAGAATTGTGCTGGAGCTGAGAGGTTTTATGTTCACAAAGACATTTATTCATCATTTGTTGCTGAAGTTGTAAAAATTGTGAAGTCTGTTACTGCT GGTCCGCCACTTCTTGGAAAATATGACATGGGAGCGATATGCATGCAAGAGCATTCTGAAAAGCTCCAGAGTCTGGTAAATGATGCCCTTGACAAAGGAGCGGAAATTGTTGGTAGAGGAAGTGTTGGACATATTGGTGAAGGTGCTGTGGACCAATATTTCCCTCCTACTGTAATTGTTAATGTTAACCACTCGATGAAATTGATGCAAGAGGAG GCTTTTGGACCAATATTGCCAATAATGAAATTTAGCTCTGATGAAGAGGCTGTGAAGCTTGCAAATGATTCAAAATACGGGCTTGGATGTGCCGTGTTTTCTGGCAGTCAACGCCGTGCGAAAGCGATAGCTTTCCAGTTACATTGTGGTATAGCTGCAATTAACGATTTTGCATCAAACTACATGTGTCAG TCCCTTCCATTTGGTGGTGTAAAAGACAGTGGATTTGGGAGATTTGCAGGTGTTGAAGGTTTGAGAGCTTGTTGTCTTGTTAAATCCGTAGTCGAGGACAGATGGTGGCCGTTTATAAAAACAAAGATTCCTAAGCCGATCCAG TATCCCATTTCGGAGAATGCCTTCGGATTTCAGGAATCACTTGTAGATGCTTTGTATGGCTTAAACATATGGGATCGTGCACGAGCATTGGTGGATGTTCTGAAGATTATTTCCGAGAACACTCCTAAGAAGGACAAAAAACGGAACTAG
- the LOC140831341 gene encoding DELLA protein RGL1-like — MSRSTEAEGLDQYGFLTSPEILAEQNGLWGGDQEQGESCMDVDLFGYDTGFEYDTDYSALPVSKSHSYQPTQRYEDFGCSDNLSPDVVMPRNLSHGNEFRNVVRKDNLERIEHEKKGPFLFHSASFEILKRYGSRCRKLDGEKMNDAEPRKGNDPTPMSTETIVRLAAERFIQSTSQSGDEISVLSHPYPSSILCHSVKDSEGVQLVQNLLSCAEKVGEQKYECARKLLEECDRLGSSSAGSPVQRLVFYFTEALHERIDRETGRVTPKGLGKKFEDPLEALTTPNNSALIAFHNNLPLSQITKFAGIQAILDHASEAGKIHVIDFEIRTGLHFTILMQALAVRCKHPLELLKVTAVGTRSKKTLEEASRRLTSFADSLNLKFSFNVVMVADILDLDPTMFELDAEEKVAIFAAYTLTGMIVQPDRLEHLMRVFRTINPRVMVMAETEGNCNSPIFVDRFVESLFFYCAYFESMAACLKDDEKNRAFAESDCFGSSIRNIVACEGEERKIRHVCIGVWRAFFASFGLEELELSMSSLYQANLVLKSFACGDSFTLDTDGKSLIIGWKGTPLSSLSSWKFHSVM; from the coding sequence ATGAGTAGATCCACAGAAGCAGAAGGTTTAGATCAGTATGGATTTTTAACTAGTCCTGAGATATTGGCAGAGCAGAATGGCCTCTGGGGAGGTGATCAAGAACAGGGAGAGTCGTGTATGGATGTGGATTTGTTTGGTTATGACACAGGATTCGAGTACGATACGGACTATTCTGCACTTCCCGTCTCAAAATCACACAGTTATCAACCTACGCAACGGTATGAAGATTTCGGATGTTCAGATAATTTGTCTCCGGATGTTGTCATGCCACGAAATCTATCTCACGGCAATGAGTTCAGGAATGTTGTTAGAAAGGATAACTTGGAGAGAATCGAACATGAAAAGAAGGGACCTTTCTTGTTTCATTCAGCATCATTTGAGATTTTGAAGAGATATGGAAGCAGGTGCAGAAAGTTAGATGGTGAGAAGATGAACGATGCAGAACCCAGAAAGGGGAATGATCCAACCCCAATGTCAACCGAAACCATCGTCCGGTTAGCTGCAGAAAGATTCATCCAGTCCACTTCTCAAAGCGGCGACGAGATCTCCGTTCTTAGCCATCCATATCCGTCTTCGATTTTGTGCCATTCGGTTAAAGATTCTGAAGGCGTTCAACTAGTCCAAAATCTCCTGTCTTGCGCGGAAAAAGTGGGGGAGCAGAAGTACGAGTGTGCAAGAAAACTCTTGGAGGAATGTGATAGATTAGGTTCCTCTAGCGCGGGAAGTCCAGTTCAGAGGCTGGTGTTCTACTTTACCGAAGCTTTACATGAGAGGATTGATAGGGAGACAGGGAGAGTTACCCCAAAGGGTTTGGGGAAAAAGTTCGAGGATCCATTAGAAGCATTGACCACCCCGAACAACTCGGCCTTGATCGCGTTTCACAATAATTTACCTCTCTCTCAGATAACCAAATTTGCCGGTATTCAAGCCATATTGGATCATGCATCAGAAGCTGGCAAGATCCATGTCATTGATTTCGAAATCAGAACCGGATTACATTTTACGATCCTGATGCAAGCTCTAGCAGTCCGATGCAAACATCCTCTAGAGCTTCTCAAGGTCACTGCTGTAGGGACCAGATCAAAGAAGACATTGGAGGAGGCAAGTAGGCGTCTGACGAGCTTCGCCGATTCTCTGAACTTGAAGTTTTCTTTCAATGTAGTTATGGTGGCAGATATCCTAGATCTTGATCCCACTATGTTTGAGCTGGATGCCGAAGAAAAAGTCGCCATCTTCGCGGCATACACCTTAACAGGTATGATAGTACAGCCAGATCGGCTGGAACACTTGATGCGAGTCTTTAGAACCATCAATCCACGTGTAATGGTCATGGCTGAAACCGAGGGGAACTGTAATTCTCCAATTTTCGTGGACCGATTCGTCGAATCTCTCTTCTTCTACTGTGCTTACTTTGAGTCCATGGCCGCCTGTCTGAAGGACGATGAAAAGAATAGGGCCTTTGCCGAGTCAGACTGCTTCGGATCATCGATAAGGAACATCGTCGCCTGCGAGGGAGAGGAGAGGAAGATTCGACATGTATGCATCGGCGTTTGGAGGGCTTTCTTCGCAAGTTTTGGTTTGGAAGAGCTGGAACTTAGTATGTCTTCTTTGTATCAGGCAAATCTAGTGCTCAAGAGCTTTGCATGTGGGGATTCATTCACCTTAGATACTGATGGGAAAAGCCTGATTATTGGATGGAAAGGAACACCACTCAGCTCACTTTCTTCATGGAAGTTTCACTCTGTTATGTAA